The genomic DNA AGTAGTCCAGCAGTCAGCACTTGAAGTATGTGGCTGTCCAAAGCTGTCATTTTTGCAGCGTGTCCTTCGCAGACAGGCTGTTGACCCATACATTGCGTtgttcacctttttttttaaagatttctaaaaaaaaaaccccagaaactACAGGCTGACAGCAAAGTGTACAATGTCCACCGAAAAATTTATAagggtgtttttgtattttcaatTTATAATCTTAGCACACCGACTGCTTCTTTCAATAAATATTTCCCCTCATACAGGTGCACAACACATGTGCACGTTGGTGGCCAGCTGGCCGCCTCCTATAATGTTACAATGAGTGCGACTCTTAAATGAGAGACAATAAAAAGTCAacaccaacttttttttttaggttagcTTGGTGTGTCAGGGCCCTAAGGCAGCCGGCAGCCTAAATGTAGGCCACAGCATGCTGCCTATCTGAGAGTCCGGGGGGTGGGTGTGTATTGTGGGGCACGCATTACTTTCGGTCCATCTGTCTCTGTATGCAACCAACCACCAATCCTTGTCTTCCTTCCCATCTCAAGTCTATAGGATTACTATGAAGGCCTAGTTCAGGTCTAATCTGCTTTTAAACTGGACTGAACAGATCGCTCTTTCTCATTCTCTGTCTTCTTCCAAAAGAGTGGCCTGCAGTTTAACacagatgctggtgtctccgCTCCGCAGAGCCTGAAGAAagaggtctgtttgttttttcagccgGTCTATGTCGTTCTGCGTGCGCTGGTTCTGCTTGAGGAGCTCCTTGGTACGGAGTGTGATGTCTAGCAGGCCAGAATTGCTCAGGATGTTGTAAGTGTTGCAGAAGCGCTTCCTTCTTGTGTCAGCATCACCGTCACTGTCGTTACCTTCACTCAGTGAGACGACCGCTGGGGAAACAGGGAGTGTAAAGTTTTTGGATCCAGTAGCatgactgaaagacagcaaagTCGTACAGTCTGCCTGGCTGACAGCCGATGAAGGCCTCTCCCTCACAGGAGTGGTGTTGGTTTCTCCTGTTAAGAGACATGATCTGCTCTGGAGCAAAGGAGACATTGTGGTGGGGGTTGCAGGAAGACCAGGAGTGGTTGGGCCAGAGTTACCAGCACTATTACATAAACTTCTCTGTGGCTTCTCTCGCTGACAGTGTTCCCGAGTGATGGAGGTCAAAGTACTACATTTCTCtgaccctgaagaagaagaggaggagtaaGTTGAGGGGGCAGTTCCTCTTCCTGAGGAGCTAGAGCTGTCCCCGGGATGTGGGGCAATCTTTGGGTAGGATTTTAGGATTGGAAAATACTTCTTAGGGCGTCTGTGTTTAGAGTTGGCCTCTTTGGTGCCTGAGGAAGCTTGACGAGAAACCACAGGCTGGATAAAGACCACCTGAGGCTGCTGAACCACCTCCACAGTTGGACTAAACCCCCAGGGCTTCAGAGCAGGAGGATTCTCTCCAGGCTGCAAACAACAAGAGGGATATTGAAAGCTCTGAAAATCAGGTCAGCATCACAGCTCATACAGTTCCTTAAGGAGCTCCTGGGTGCTCACATAGCAACCAGTTGTTGTGTGATCATCTCATTTCTTTCTGAAGAGTACCCACACAGTACAAGTCTACATACCACACTTTAACCCAAAAAGGACATATTTATGAGACAGCTGTCATTCTCCACTTGCCATCACTAGCAGAATCTCCAGTCTTCAGTGGGTTTAAGCAGTTTTCACACACAACCTTGGGACAATGTTGGAAGAATCAGGTCAAAACATCATCCTAAGTTACCCTTTCTCATACAACACATACAGACCCAAGTCCATTTCAGATGTGCTCTCATTACAGGAAATACAATGATACAGTGTTATAGGTGTAGGCGCCGGAGCTAATACACATGACACCCACTCGCTGAGGTTACACCATGCAAATACCTGTGCACAATCAAGCATCACACAGTGCTCTACTAGGTTACCAATCATTTAATGTTTGACCTGACCACTTCTGACTTTGTGTTCTCACATGTGTCCCCGTCTGCTAATGTCTAGAAAAGCTCAAAGCTACAGAACATGTGTGAAAATGGTTTTAGAAACCACAGAATTACAGTTAGCAAATAAGGTTTTCGTTTCGCTTTTCTCAGTAGCTCCCCCATATTCTCTGTCACACATTTTCACACATCCAGTTACTTGCCATCTCTGGGGGCACTGAAATAAATCTTTTGCACACAAATATCGCTAAATCAACTTCCTTGTCAATATAGATGGCCTGGCCCACCAATTTCTGACTTTAATGTCAGGCCCTGACATGTGGCTCATTCCTTaggagaaaaacaagtgtgacCCAATCAGTGCACCCGAATTTATTATTTCTGCTAAAATAAACTGGAAAAacaaggcaaaaaaaataagCTTGAGATGCACACAGTTACATTTTATGAAGACAAATCCTTGAAAGCTGTACTTTATCAAAACACCATGTTGGTATCACCGAAACACAATTAAGAGCAACACCACTATTCCTAATGAAATTCTTCAGATgccataagaaaaaaaaggcataaTTAAGACAACGTAGTTCTTGGTTTGATACTGTGAATGGAATTCAAGAGATTatttattttgggggttttttgtttgggtttttttttctcgttGGAATATTGTGGTTTTATAATGAAGTCTTTCCCCAAATTACCTGCTTGAGCAGGACATTGTTCATGATGATCATGGGAGAGAGCCCACCCACCACTGCAAGTCCAGAAGGGTGGGTCCCTGAGCCAGTGGTCCGTGGTCCCTGCTGTACAACAGGGTGTGGTGAATCCTCAGAATCTGTGGTGTCCATCGTGCTCATGTGCTCTGAGCTCGCATCTATAGATCAGATGAAAGGGGTTAATTGGGGTTCAATTCAAATTAAATGTCATCTTCAGAAACACTTCAATATTTTGATATGAAGGAGTGTAACTAAACCTGAAAAGCCAGagtctctctctgaatcagcTTGGGAGCGTCCAGGCTTCATGATGACAGGAAGGTTTCCTGCCCTGGTGTGATTCTCTGCCTTCCTCTTTGTGGTCATCGCTCTTCCCGCAGCACTGACAAGGTCCAGCTCTCCGGAAGCTTTCACAAAACTACATCAGAACATCAAAGGCGAAAGCTGAGACAACACTAAGTAGGCCCTCTTTACATAGCAATGGCAGGACATAAAGTTGTAAAGTCAGAAATAGACACTGTTGGTCATCTTTTTAGCTGACGCGACCAGTTACATAGACATAAAGTTTTTTAAGACTGTAATAAACAACTCCCTCTTCTTGGTGTGGGTGCTTTAGATTCATTTGACCTCATTAAACAATTCCAGCTGAATTTATAAGAACACAAACCCACAATATTAGCCATTGGGtcatcttttatttatatttcaccCAAAACGTGTGTGATTAACGTAACTAAATGGAAATACAAGAAAACTTCGCCTGCATAAAATATAAATGTCAAATTATTCAGCTGTACCCAATCTACATAGATAAATACAGTCACTAAATAAAGCTATTACAGTGCATGCGATGAAGGGTAGTTCTTTGGGATAAATAACTACCGTTTAAAGTAACTTACAATAAGACAAAGAACACTTGTGAAACGCAAAATAGACGACCTCATTATTACAGTCAGGATTAGCTACGTTAAGCTAACCAACTAGCTAACCATTGTTTACGCTAACCAAAGGTTGATAGCCAAGCTAACGTCAGAGCGTCAACTCGCACTAGTACTATACTGTCACTATTAGTAGTGAcagtatacacacacaaaaaaccgcAAAACGTTTAAAACTTCGAATACACCTACTTCGTCCTTGGTGCTGCTTAAACGTCGTAGTCCTTAAAGCCGACGTATACGACCGTATATCCGGGTAGAGGCTATAGCTGCAACTCAACAACTTCTCTTCGGTGGGGTCGCTGGTGCTGCTTCCCAGATACGTTGACTAGAACTCGCTGGTCCACGGTACCGTACACGAGACAGACCGCCCCTCCCTGCCCTGTCTGCTCGGTCACATGTGGAGCACGGTGGCAGCCGCCTATAGCAGATAGGTTTAATTATCCCCTTTGAGGTTCAAAGTCAAAAGCTGGTAACCGATGGTGGATGAGTTTCTGGTCACCTCATATAGCAGCCATTGTTCAAATACGTCGAAATGCAAAGGACGGTATATTCGTTAGAGCCACTGTGCCATATTTGGTAGTTAAAGGCGTGCCCTTGTCTGGAGTGTCAGGCACGTCACGTTCTCTTAGCTACAGTGCCCGCCCACCTAGACTTCTCCTGCCTCTGATTGGACAGTGGCGCCAGCAGCTGAAAAACGTGACCGCTGCCAAATGTGTGGCAAGTTAAAGGACATTGTGTTCGCTGTGCAGTTAGAGGTGTACTGTACAGCGTAGGCATCTCAAATGCACCGTTGGGGAATCCAGTGACGTGAGAGTGATCTGTTAGGCTATATTACATAATATCGTGGCTGGCCTGCAGCTAACCCAAGGAGCTCAAGTCTCCTCTGCAGCATGTctgaagaaataaacaaaagacGAGAACCTCGGAACGAACTAGAGGCCTCAAGTGTGCTGTATATGAGTAGACAAAGCCACACAATCTCATAAGAGAAGGAAAATGCTCAtgtgtaaacatttaaaataatcagtACCTATTTcgtttaaaataatttaatagaaaaacatgtaaaacaacAGCCAAAAACAAAACGTGGTTTATTCTTGCGTACAATTGTGACCAAAAGGATAACATGAAAAGTTAAAACTACTTTTATAATCTtaatttgaatacaatttgtGTAGAGTAATGGCTATAAGGTGCTTGTTTGCATTGCACGTGACCCCAGAAAGAAAAGGGGGCAGTCAAGCTGAAGAATGAATCCTATGAAACTTGGTATAGCTTAGGAGGCAGCGGAGACTTGGGAGGGAGCTGACAAGTACCAGCAAGCCAAGCAGAGTACATTCATGGGAGTGGCTGAAGAAAAACCCGGGTGTGGAAGGAGTTCAGTGAGACCATGGAGCTGGACTTTCATTCAGAGGACAAAGAGGCTTCCCGTGTACATTGTATACTGTGCTGCTGACTACACATGGCATCATCCAGACATTGCTCAAGTGTTGTCCATCATATTTGACAACCACCAGTCTTTAGGCCTGTGTAGCTGGGGACTTATTCACTTGGTCCCATATCGTCACCATGGTTGTCACAAAGTGGCGGATAAGATATTGCCACGGTCACATGTCTTCAATACCTCAATAGCCAGGTCGTGGAGTACTTCGAAGATCTCCTCAATTCAACTGACACACCTGCAGTGGAAGCTGAGACTGAGGACAAAGAGGACAACTTCCCACGTCCCTGTGGCTGAGGTCACTGACatagttaaacaactccttaaTGGCAGGGTTTCCAGGGTGGATGAGATTCACCCTGAGTTTCTCAAGGCTGTAAATATTGTGGAGTTGTTGACATTAGGTGGACGTCAGGAGCCGTCACACTGAACTAGCAGATTGGGGTGGTGGTTCTTGCAGACGTTCTTCTCATTACGAAAGGGGGCTGGTACATGTGTTCCAACCTTTGGGGATCACCCTTCTTAGCTTTGCTTGGAAGGAGGAAGGAGGAAAGATGTGGTTTTTGTTCTTGTCGTGGAatactggaccagctctttgtcctctgaAGGATATTCAAAGGTGCGTGGGAGTTTGCTCAGTCTACATGTGGTAGACTTGGGGAAGGGATTCAGCTGCATCCCCCTGCATGTTCTGTAAAGAGTATGGGGTACCAGGAATGATTTTATATATTCTGGTTATCTGTTCCATGTATAACTCTGGTGAGAGCTTGGGTCACATTACCAGTCATGAgtcagagtttttctctgtggaTGTGGGACTGCACAACACTGGCTGCCATTTGACACCATTTCtgtttatggacagaatttcaaTGTACGGCCAAGGCATGGAAGGTGTTGTCAGAATGTCatatctgctttttgcagatgatgtgattCTGTTGGCTTAAATGTGCAGAAACCTTCAGCTCACACGGAGGCAGGTTGCAGCCAAATGTGAAGCAGCTGGGAGGAGAATTAGATCCAGAAAAGGGTTGAGTGCTCACTCCAGGTGACGTCCTTTCCTatgttaacatgttttaataacTTTTCGTTTGGGGACTTGTGACACTGAATGTGACACTACACATTCTGTTTCAATATTTgcttaaaatgcatttaaacatAATTCAGAAACATTTTTGAAACCTCTAACTGCtcaatttttgtttgtttttttgtttttgtttttattgttgttgttgtttgttttttttggggggggggggcataaa from Maylandia zebra isolate NMK-2024a linkage group LG15, Mzebra_GT3a, whole genome shotgun sequence includes the following:
- the cipcb gene encoding CLOCK-interacting pacemaker, with protein sequence MTTKRKAENHTRAGNLPVIMKPGRSQADSERDSGFSDASSEHMSTMDTTDSEDSPHPVVQQGPRTTGSGTHPSGLAVVGGLSPMIIMNNVLLKQPGENPPALKPWGFSPTVEVVQQPQVVFIQPVVSRQASSGTKEANSKHRRPKKYFPILKSYPKIAPHPGDSSSSSGRGTAPSTYSSSSSSGSEKCSTLTSITREHCQREKPQRSLCNSAGNSGPTTPGLPATPTTMSPLLQSRSCLLTGETNTTPVRERPSSAVSQADCTTLLSFSHATGSKNFTLPVSPAVVSLSEGNDSDGDADTRRKRFCNTYNILSNSGLLDITLRTKELLKQNQRTQNDIDRLKKQTDLFLQALRSGDTSICVKLQATLLEEDRE